One Chitinophagaceae bacterium C216 genomic window carries:
- the nfsB gene encoding Oxygen-insensitive NAD(P)H nitroreductase: MSFLDLANKRYTTKQYQSGKKISEDQIRQLKEILRLSPSSINSQPWKFVFVGEEQKKAELARVSYFNEQRILDASHVVVFSVIDRVEDFEKQIEEHLPEGAVNYYNNMVKPLGEAEIKSWLRHQVYLSLGFFLSACADMDIDSTPMEGIQSEEYDRILNLEGYKTLFAVAIGYRNPADSNQPALTAKSRLPLEAVVATV; the protein is encoded by the coding sequence ATGAGTTTTTTAGATTTAGCCAACAAGCGGTACACGACCAAGCAGTACCAGTCGGGTAAAAAAATCAGTGAGGATCAAATCCGCCAGTTAAAGGAGATATTGCGTTTAAGCCCTTCTTCCATTAACAGTCAACCTTGGAAATTTGTTTTTGTAGGGGAGGAGCAGAAGAAAGCGGAGCTGGCAAGGGTATCCTATTTCAACGAGCAGCGAATACTAGATGCCAGTCATGTGGTAGTATTTTCGGTAATTGACCGTGTAGAAGATTTTGAAAAACAAATTGAGGAACATCTGCCCGAAGGAGCCGTGAACTACTACAACAATATGGTTAAGCCCCTAGGTGAGGCCGAAATTAAGTCTTGGCTGCGTCATCAAGTGTATCTGTCGCTGGGTTTTTTCCTTTCGGCATGTGCCGATATGGACATAGACAGTACCCCTATGGAAGGCATTCAATCGGAGGAGTACGACCGCATCCTGAACTTGGAAGGTTATAAAACGCTATTTGCAGTAGCTATCGGCTATCGCAATCCAGCAGATAGCAATCAGCCTGCATTAACGGCCAAATCCCGTCTGCCACTGGAGGCCGTGGTGGCTACGGTATAA
- a CDS encoding hypothetical protein (UPF0339 protein YegP) — protein MGKFVITTRKNGEYQFVLKAGNGQTILVSEGYTTKAACLNGLNSVRNNAVDDSKYERKASSNGKYYFNLKATNGQIIGTSEMYESESGRENGIASVKKNASEAEVDDQTA, from the coding sequence ATGGGAAAATTTGTAATTACTACTAGAAAAAACGGTGAGTATCAATTTGTACTCAAAGCCGGTAACGGACAAACTATCTTAGTAAGTGAAGGCTATACCACAAAAGCGGCTTGCCTAAATGGGTTAAACTCAGTACGTAACAATGCAGTAGACGATAGTAAATATGAACGAAAGGCTTCTAGCAACGGAAAATATTATTTTAATTTAAAAGCAACCAACGGGCAGATAATCGGTACCAGTGAGATGTACGAAAGTGAGAGCGGAAGAGAGAATGGAATTGCTTCTGTAAAGAAGAATGCATCCGAAGCTGAAGTAGATGATCAGACTGCCTGA
- the azoB gene encoding NAD(P)H azoreductase translates to MYIIVGATGRIGSLVVKAMQHQNLPVRAVVRDPSKLTLTSVEVGKADLMQTDEVVEAFKGGTTALLITPENPASQDIMGDTRRVVENYRQAIIATGIRRMVALSCIGAHLDDNTGNILMSRMLETALADLDVEKVYIRPSYYFSNWLAYLDTVQQYGILPTFFPEDLKIEKHAPADLAQFITEIMIAKEVQQVYELFGPRAYSSRDIAAAFSNLLQKSIAVQSIPPRQWVETLCSVGFTEDAAKHLADMTQAVVDQKAIPEFPERVIKLKTEFEDYIRPYVANAD, encoded by the coding sequence ATGTATATTATAGTAGGCGCTACAGGTCGTATTGGTTCTTTAGTAGTGAAAGCAATGCAGCATCAAAATCTACCCGTAAGGGCAGTTGTTAGGGATCCTAGTAAGCTAACACTTACGTCGGTTGAAGTAGGTAAGGCTGATTTAATGCAAACGGATGAGGTAGTTGAAGCCTTTAAAGGTGGTACCACTGCTCTATTGATAACTCCTGAAAATCCGGCTTCACAAGACATTATGGGCGATACCCGTCGTGTTGTAGAAAATTATCGGCAGGCGATTATCGCTACAGGCATTCGTAGGATGGTTGCTTTGTCTTGCATTGGCGCACATCTTGACGATAATACCGGCAATATTTTGATGTCGCGTATGTTGGAGACAGCGCTAGCAGATCTGGATGTAGAAAAAGTATATATTAGACCTTCTTATTATTTCAGTAACTGGTTGGCATATCTCGACACCGTGCAGCAGTATGGCATATTGCCTACTTTTTTCCCCGAGGATTTGAAAATTGAGAAGCATGCCCCGGCTGATTTGGCTCAGTTTATTACCGAAATAATGATTGCAAAAGAAGTACAACAGGTGTATGAACTGTTCGGGCCGCGTGCCTATAGTTCTAGGGATATTGCTGCTGCATTTTCAAATTTGCTGCAAAAATCGATAGCGGTGCAATCTATACCACCGCGCCAGTGGGTAGAGACGTTGTGCTCCGTAGGGTTTACCGAAGATGCCGCCAAGCATTTAGCGGATATGACGCAGGCCGTTGTTGACCAGAAAGCTATACCTGAGTTCCCGGAGCGTGTTATTAAATTAAAAACAGAATTTGAAGATTATATCAGACCTTATGTTGCTAATGCCGATTAA
- the COQ5_1 gene encoding 2-methoxy-6-polyprenyl-1,4-benzoquinol methylase, mitochondrial, with translation MQHPLLHPIEEAHRLTSTLRYWLQDPKRILKPYVKPKMRVLDLGCGPGFFTIALAEMVGEQGLVVAADVQKGMLDILNAKLERKPHLRNILVHQSSHETLHLHLKFDFILAFYSLHEMIYLEKIASELKQRCHDATLLLVAEQKFHVPRRQYHHILNVLLHEGFKIMATPSIFLSRAALLTLQPSA, from the coding sequence ATGCAACACCCCCTACTCCATCCGATCGAAGAAGCCCATAGGCTAACCAGTACGCTGAGATATTGGTTACAAGATCCCAAGCGCATCCTTAAACCATACGTCAAACCTAAAATGCGGGTATTAGATCTTGGATGTGGTCCGGGCTTTTTTACAATCGCATTAGCGGAAATGGTGGGTGAACAAGGGTTGGTGGTGGCTGCAGATGTTCAAAAAGGGATGCTAGACATACTGAACGCCAAACTGGAACGTAAACCGCATTTACGTAACATTCTTGTTCATCAAAGTAGTCATGAAACGCTTCATCTCCACTTAAAGTTTGACTTTATCTTGGCTTTTTATAGCCTGCACGAGATGATTTATTTGGAAAAGATAGCGAGCGAGTTGAAGCAGCGATGCCACGATGCTACATTATTACTGGTAGCCGAACAAAAATTCCATGTACCGCGTCGTCAATACCATCACATCCTCAACGTACTATTGCATGAAGGTTTTAAAATAATGGCTACCCCTTCCATTTTTTTGAGTCGGGCGGCCTTATTAACGCTCCAGCCAAGCGCTTAA
- the folA gene encoding Dihydrofolate reductase — protein MKVILLANISANGKILLSENLNHQVPMEIIEASAAIIRSYGNLIMGRKSFEVFEQAMGGADRLKAAYSGVDLVWLSQSLAPTEDKIVASSPEAALAYLAQRGHETMLVGGGTQVYNAFLKADLVTDFIFHMVPIISPGDDFLPQHIPLRLSEYRKLSADTLQVVYQKNHHSSRR, from the coding sequence ATGAAAGTAATCTTACTAGCCAATATATCCGCAAACGGTAAAATTCTATTGTCAGAGAACCTCAATCATCAAGTACCGATGGAAATCATCGAAGCTTCGGCGGCTATTATTCGCAGCTATGGCAATTTAATCATGGGTAGAAAATCTTTTGAAGTATTTGAGCAAGCCATGGGCGGGGCCGATCGGTTAAAAGCCGCCTATTCGGGAGTAGACCTGGTATGGTTGTCACAATCCCTCGCCCCAACCGAAGACAAAATAGTAGCATCATCACCCGAAGCAGCCCTTGCTTATTTGGCACAGCGCGGTCATGAAACAATGCTCGTCGGTGGAGGCACCCAAGTATATAATGCTTTTCTGAAGGCAGACCTGGTTACGGATTTTATTTTTCACATGGTACCCATCATCAGTCCAGGCGACGATTTTCTCCCCCAGCATATTCCTTTACGCTTATCAGAATATCGCAAACTCAGTGCAGATACCTTGCAGGTGGTGTATCAGAAAAATCATCACTCATCCCGCAGATAG
- the rhaR_3 gene encoding HTH-type transcriptional activator RhaR, with protein sequence MEKIESLRDYYELTKKPVPRDLLEQKETPRHFNVLKRNNCSGGLPFARRDYWKITLLNNTAELKTREENIVIDKPCIFISQPNMAYSWKSTPGEPTGFICLFNDEYLTYDLKQLFTHLTHILNVARRSFLFLNEDTYQLLFFCFQQMYNAYHSDFEYREAVVKKWLQLIVYQVIWIQSQTDSLYPEKSSKNRVVNAFINALEAQFPIDSPLNPIQLRTPSDFAKLLHVHVNHLNHCLKEQTGKSTTQLINERIAAEAISLLKYSDWNISEIAEALGFEYVQHFTHFFKKNTGFTPRSFRAHHEQDI encoded by the coding sequence ATGGAAAAAATCGAATCCCTACGCGATTACTATGAACTCACCAAAAAGCCGGTGCCCCGCGACCTGCTGGAACAAAAAGAAACACCCCGACATTTTAACGTTCTGAAAAGAAATAATTGCTCGGGAGGCCTTCCTTTTGCTAGACGTGACTATTGGAAAATCACCTTATTGAATAATACCGCAGAATTAAAAACTCGAGAAGAAAATATCGTCATCGATAAGCCGTGCATTTTCATCTCACAACCTAATATGGCTTATAGCTGGAAATCTACTCCCGGAGAACCTACAGGCTTTATCTGTTTATTTAATGATGAATACCTAACCTATGATTTAAAACAACTCTTTACACACCTCACCCATATTTTAAACGTAGCGCGCCGATCTTTTCTCTTTCTGAATGAAGACACTTATCAGCTGCTGTTTTTCTGCTTTCAACAGATGTACAATGCCTATCACAGCGACTTTGAATACCGTGAAGCCGTAGTGAAAAAATGGCTGCAACTCATTGTTTATCAGGTAATCTGGATACAATCGCAAACCGATTCTTTATACCCCGAAAAGAGTTCCAAAAACCGAGTGGTGAATGCCTTCATCAATGCACTGGAAGCGCAATTCCCCATCGACTCCCCTCTCAATCCCATTCAACTGCGAACCCCTTCCGATTTTGCCAAGCTTTTGCATGTGCATGTCAACCACCTCAATCATTGCCTAAAAGAACAAACCGGCAAATCTACCACCCAACTCATTAACGAGCGCATTGCTGCTGAAGCCATAAGTTTATTAAAATATTCAGATTGGAATATTTCGGAAATAGCGGAAGCGTTAGGCTTTGAGTATGTGCAACATTTCACTCATTTCTTTAAGAAAAACACCGGCTTCACGCCCCGATCTTTCAGAGCACATCATGAGCAGGATATTTGA
- the pal_6 gene encoding Peptidoglycan-associated lipoprotein: MRKLVLLLILFLSGIIARAQATDSEGCKDHPFFNRYPKFYIQDCSENYDEVEFWISDDKAIKKEGTVTRILYTYDGPYGPNLPSRLQIIKNYENAILSKGGKKIYSDISGGKNFTGATFTLKADGKEYWVSIHDLGNNPVDYYKITILALEEMEQVIEANRMFEQLEAGTSVALHINFETGKSTIMPDSQHIIDELAKMLKENSTLTILIEGHTDNVGSAASNQQLSEQRAESVKKALVQKGISAHRMATIGFGQSRPVADNGTDEGRAKNRRVEIRKI, translated from the coding sequence TTGCGAAAATTAGTACTACTGCTTATTTTATTTTTGTCTGGCATTATTGCCCGTGCTCAGGCTACGGACTCTGAAGGATGTAAAGATCATCCCTTCTTCAATCGCTATCCAAAATTTTATATTCAAGATTGTTCCGAAAATTATGATGAAGTGGAGTTTTGGATAAGCGATGATAAAGCCATAAAAAAAGAAGGAACCGTTACGCGCATCCTGTACACTTATGATGGTCCTTACGGTCCCAATCTACCTAGCCGTTTACAAATCATTAAAAACTATGAAAACGCCATTCTTTCTAAAGGTGGCAAAAAGATTTATTCCGACATTTCCGGGGGCAAAAACTTTACTGGAGCAACCTTTACTCTTAAAGCGGATGGTAAAGAGTATTGGGTAAGTATTCATGATTTAGGTAATAATCCTGTGGACTATTATAAGATAACTATATTAGCCCTAGAAGAGATGGAACAGGTGATCGAAGCTAACAGAATGTTTGAACAGCTCGAAGCCGGTACATCTGTTGCCCTCCATATCAATTTCGAAACCGGAAAATCCACCATCATGCCCGACTCGCAACACATCATCGACGAGTTGGCCAAAATGCTCAAAGAAAACAGCACCTTAACCATACTTATCGAAGGGCATACCGACAATGTAGGTAGTGCCGCTTCTAACCAGCAGTTGTCCGAACAAAGGGCGGAAAGCGTGAAGAAAGCTTTGGTGCAAAAAGGCATCAGTGCCCACCGCATGGCCACAATCGGTTTTGGGCAGAGCCGTCCGGTAGCCGATAACGGTACCGATGAAGGGCGTGCTAAAAACAGAAGGGTAGAGATTAGAAAAATATAA
- a CDS encoding Epimerase family protein, producing the protein MTQRILIAGGTGFVGRHLIPALQQQGYALSVLTRQPTVVAAQDALRYFRWDPKQQYIDPAAFEQVATIINLTGANIGAKRWTARRKKEILDSRVKTLDLLCQYCRQQQVPLHTLISSSGTGYYGAVTTNTIFKEDDPIGQDFLAQVCREWENAAQQFSTLGTRVVILRKGIVMGHGGAYERMAPLARRGINVALGSGQQYMPWISIEDLVRLYLFLLQHPEIKGVYNTTASEPITMQDFAQQLLQSFNKKTLLPNAPAWLVRILLGEMATALLEGSRVSNEKLRLTGFVFQDEPLAAYLKKLASPIE; encoded by the coding sequence ATGACACAACGCATTTTGATAGCCGGGGGTACCGGTTTTGTGGGCCGCCATCTGATACCAGCCTTACAGCAACAGGGCTATGCCCTATCGGTACTCACCCGCCAACCCACTGTCGTTGCAGCACAGGATGCCCTTCGATACTTTCGTTGGGATCCCAAACAGCAGTACATCGACCCGGCAGCCTTTGAACAGGTAGCCACCATCATCAATCTCACAGGGGCTAATATCGGCGCAAAACGCTGGACCGCCCGCCGTAAAAAAGAGATACTGGACAGTCGTGTGAAAACGCTAGACCTGCTATGCCAATACTGTCGTCAACAGCAAGTACCCCTACATACATTAATTTCCTCATCAGGCACTGGCTATTACGGGGCAGTTACTACCAATACTATTTTTAAAGAAGATGATCCGATAGGCCAGGATTTTCTGGCACAGGTATGCAGGGAATGGGAAAACGCGGCGCAGCAGTTCAGCACGTTGGGAACCAGAGTGGTGATACTCCGTAAAGGCATCGTAATGGGCCATGGGGGTGCTTACGAGAGAATGGCTCCCTTGGCCCGACGCGGGATAAATGTAGCATTGGGGAGTGGACAGCAATACATGCCCTGGATATCAATAGAAGATTTGGTACGCTTGTATTTATTCCTATTACAGCATCCCGAAATAAAGGGCGTTTATAATACCACTGCCAGTGAGCCAATCACCATGCAGGACTTTGCACAACAGCTCTTGCAATCCTTTAACAAAAAAACTTTATTACCCAATGCTCCGGCATGGTTGGTGCGCATCTTGTTGGGCGAAATGGCTACTGCCCTGCTGGAAGGAAGCCGAGTGAGCAATGAAAAACTAAGACTTACAGGTTTTGTATTTCAGGACGAACCTCTAGCTGCTTATCTCAAAAAATTGGCATCTCCAATAGAGTAG
- the petJ gene encoding Cytochrome c6 produces the protein MRYYLAFIMAIWLACNIASDETPPVAASATSGSELYIRYCSACHGTDGPARINGATNLRQSSLDSVRLLKIVREGRNKMPSFKTQLSIEETSEIVSYILMLSKKE, from the coding sequence ATGCGATATTACTTAGCCTTCATAATGGCAATATGGCTGGCCTGCAATATTGCTTCTGACGAGACGCCCCCCGTTGCAGCGTCTGCAACGAGCGGCTCCGAACTATACATCCGTTACTGCAGTGCCTGCCACGGAACTGATGGCCCTGCCCGAATCAATGGTGCAACTAACCTTCGACAGTCAAGCTTAGACAGTGTAAGATTATTGAAGATCGTTCGGGAAGGACGTAACAAAATGCCCTCATTTAAAACCCAACTCTCCATCGAAGAGACAAGCGAAATAGTAAGCTATATACTGATGCTAAGCAAGAAAGAGTAA
- the glgP gene encoding Glycogen phosphorylase → MSFENFRVPYEIDANYSTKVAYFSMEYAIHQPLKIYSGGLGFLSGSHLRSAYELRQNMIGIGILWKYGYYDQERNQDQTLNVTWKEKTYSFLEDTGIKFQVTIHDHPVWVKVWYLNPETFKTAPLFLLSTELPENDYVSQTITHKLYDANAATKLAQCILLGVGGAKLMDILNFNPEVYHLNEAHGLPAAFYLYQKYQQNIEEVRKRLVFTTHTPEEAGNEKHDIYLCHKMTYFCGLGVEEVKSLIGEYSDMFNHSLAALRMARLANGVSQLHGEVSREMWGKYGNICPIISITNAQNWTYWADKHMYKFREVGDDYGLDDRKKWMKKRAFEIVADQTGKLFDPDVFTIVWARRFAGYKRAGLIASDRERFAELMNNTKYPVQMIWAGKPYPMDHPAIGEFNELVHLSKNFKNVAVLIGYELALSKRLKQAADVWLNNPRVPREASGTSGMTAAMNGAVNFSTDDGWIPEFINHGHNGFVIPKADYRNMSVYDQDQYDLNKLYEILTGEILPLYYENYSTWRQIMKNGMQDVRFRFDSSRMAHEYYEKLYNA, encoded by the coding sequence ATGAGTTTTGAAAACTTCAGGGTTCCTTACGAAATTGATGCTAATTATAGTACAAAGGTGGCTTATTTTTCCATGGAGTATGCTATCCATCAGCCGTTAAAGATATACAGTGGTGGATTGGGATTTCTGTCTGGTTCGCATCTGCGCAGTGCATACGAGCTGCGTCAGAATATGATTGGAATCGGTATTCTGTGGAAGTACGGCTATTACGACCAAGAGCGTAATCAGGATCAAACCCTGAATGTAACCTGGAAAGAAAAAACTTACAGCTTTTTGGAAGATACCGGTATCAAGTTTCAGGTGACTATTCACGATCATCCGGTATGGGTGAAAGTTTGGTATCTGAATCCTGAGACCTTCAAAACTGCTCCTTTATTTTTATTGAGCACCGAACTGCCGGAGAACGATTACGTATCACAAACCATTACACACAAACTTTACGATGCTAATGCTGCGACTAAGCTGGCGCAATGCATTCTGCTGGGCGTAGGGGGTGCCAAGCTCATGGATATTCTCAACTTTAATCCGGAGGTATATCACCTCAATGAAGCCCACGGTTTGCCTGCAGCTTTTTACTTGTATCAAAAGTATCAGCAAAATATAGAGGAAGTAAGAAAGAGACTGGTGTTTACTACACATACACCTGAAGAAGCCGGTAATGAAAAGCACGATATTTATCTGTGTCATAAGATGACCTATTTCTGCGGATTGGGTGTGGAAGAAGTGAAGTCATTGATCGGCGAGTACAGCGATATGTTTAATCATTCACTTGCCGCCTTACGCATGGCTCGTTTGGCAAACGGTGTGTCTCAATTGCATGGCGAAGTGTCGCGAGAAATGTGGGGTAAATATGGTAATATCTGTCCGATTATTTCCATTACCAATGCACAGAACTGGACCTATTGGGCCGATAAACATATGTATAAATTCAGGGAAGTAGGGGATGATTATGGACTAGATGATCGTAAGAAATGGATGAAGAAGCGTGCGTTTGAAATTGTGGCTGATCAGACGGGGAAACTCTTCGATCCTGATGTGTTCACCATCGTATGGGCCAGAAGATTTGCAGGTTATAAGAGAGCCGGCCTGATTGCTTCCGATAGGGAACGTTTTGCAGAGTTGATGAATAATACCAAGTATCCCGTGCAGATGATTTGGGCCGGAAAGCCTTATCCGATGGATCATCCAGCCATTGGCGAGTTTAATGAACTGGTGCATCTGAGTAAGAATTTTAAAAATGTGGCCGTACTGATAGGTTATGAATTAGCGCTTTCTAAACGCCTGAAACAGGCTGCAGATGTATGGCTCAACAATCCGCGTGTGCCGCGCGAAGCTTCAGGTACCAGCGGTATGACTGCTGCCATGAACGGTGCTGTGAACTTCTCTACCGATGACGGCTGGATTCCTGAGTTTATCAATCACGGACATAATGGCTTTGTCATTCCCAAAGCTGATTACAGAAATATGTCGGTATATGATCAGGATCAGTACGATCTAAACAAACTGTACGAAATTCTTACCGGGGAAATTTTGCCCCTGTATTATGAGAATTACAGTACTTGGCGTCAGATTATGAAAAACGGCATGCAGGACGTGCGTTTCAGATTCGACAGTAGCCGTATGGCGCATGAATATTACGAAAAGCTCTACAATGCTTAA
- the mdtL gene encoding Multidrug resistance protein MdtL gives MKQLKKEHEGISTILAFALIPLSGFAMDVYIPSFPHMATDLQISESDIKLTLSLYLVSYGISQLFVGSISDSFGRYKINIISLMVLLLSSLAIAFSSDLNTILVLRFIQGIAISFIVVCKRAFFVDVFTGEKRKHYTSLVTVVWSTAPIVAPFVGGYLQESFGWRANFLFLALYAFIMLVLEWIYSGETITHRHPFKLKSVLSMYRQLLSAPDFSLGIIVLGLCYSMVMVFGMSIAFIVEHEYHLTAVHTGYCALVSGLAMFFGGLLSKKHVNKPAFQKLQLSAVSQFIVVAIMLTTATVFHQLYIIMIFVFLIHFWLGYSYNTYFTYSLTSRPQYAATASGLASGGSYVIFSIVSYIVVHVITIKDQLTLGLSYFSLILCLQLLLLFVRKALQLRAYSA, from the coding sequence ATGAAGCAACTGAAAAAAGAACACGAAGGCATCAGTACCATCTTAGCATTTGCTCTTATTCCCCTATCTGGTTTCGCTATGGATGTTTACATTCCCTCGTTTCCACATATGGCAACCGACTTACAGATAAGCGAATCGGATATCAAACTTACATTAAGCCTTTATCTCGTAAGTTATGGTATATCCCAATTATTTGTAGGTAGTATTTCGGATAGCTTCGGACGCTATAAGATTAATATCATTTCGCTGATGGTTTTATTGCTCTCCTCATTGGCCATTGCATTCAGCAGCGATTTGAATACTATCCTGGTGCTACGCTTTATACAAGGCATTGCAATTTCTTTTATTGTAGTGTGTAAGCGCGCCTTTTTTGTGGATGTATTCACCGGAGAAAAAAGAAAACACTATACGAGCCTTGTGACTGTGGTATGGTCTACCGCACCTATTGTGGCGCCGTTTGTAGGAGGCTATCTACAGGAAAGTTTCGGATGGCGCGCCAATTTCCTTTTTCTGGCTTTATATGCATTTATTATGTTGGTGCTGGAATGGATATATAGCGGAGAAACCATCACGCATAGACATCCGTTTAAACTGAAGTCGGTTCTTTCGATGTATCGGCAATTGCTAAGCGCTCCCGACTTTAGCCTAGGCATTATTGTACTGGGATTATGCTACAGTATGGTGATGGTATTTGGGATGAGCATTGCGTTTATTGTAGAGCACGAATATCATCTCACGGCTGTTCATACCGGCTATTGCGCCTTGGTATCGGGACTCGCCATGTTTTTTGGAGGACTACTGAGCAAGAAACACGTCAATAAACCCGCTTTTCAGAAATTACAACTATCGGCAGTTTCACAATTCATAGTCGTGGCTATCATGCTGACTACCGCAACCGTTTTTCATCAGCTGTACATCATCATGATATTTGTTTTCCTCATTCACTTTTGGTTGGGCTATAGCTATAACACCTATTTTACCTATTCGCTCACTAGTCGACCCCAATATGCTGCTACCGCAAGCGGTCTAGCCAGTGGCGGTTCTTATGTTATCTTTTCCATTGTCAGCTATATTGTGGTGCATGTTATCACCATTAAAGATCAGCTGACATTAGGATTATCCTATTTCAGTTTAATATTATGCCTGCAGTTGCTGTTGCTCTTTGTACGCAAGGCGCTACAGCTACGCGCCTACAGTGCATAA
- the hxlR_1 gene encoding HTH-type transcriptional activator HxlR, giving the protein MYCIDNKEYPCSTSLAMKYIGGKWKAAILIHLMQRKRYHELRKDLPMVTERTISLQLKELEEDGLVKRIVHTHKPPLKVEYELTPFGKTLIPVLKAISDWGKKAASTHKQIRVVQPSS; this is encoded by the coding sequence ATGTATTGTATCGATAACAAAGAATACCCCTGCAGCACCAGTCTGGCGATGAAGTACATCGGCGGAAAATGGAAGGCTGCTATTCTGATTCATTTGATGCAGCGTAAGCGGTATCATGAACTACGCAAGGATTTACCCATGGTGACCGAACGCACCATCAGCCTACAGCTGAAAGAGTTGGAAGAAGATGGGCTGGTGAAACGTATCGTACACACCCACAAACCTCCGTTGAAGGTAGAATACGAGCTGACCCCTTTTGGTAAAACCCTGATTCCGGTGCTAAAAGCTATATCCGACTGGGGCAAAAAAGCAGCAAGTACCCATAAGCAGATTCGGGTAGTACAGCCGTCATCCTGA
- the hpr gene encoding HTH-type transcriptional regulator Hpr gives MEETVELVCRWAEFKKAHPNASIEDFCRYYIIEQRESTKQESLVGGVIPDSASGLLVKLLARIARIHATYVSMVLEEEAVSRIEEVGILATLYQMGHPKKSEVIYSNLLDFSSGTDMIARLKTKGFVNESEDKEDKRSKRLSLTKEGKKVFLKVIQKIVRVANLLTYDMSEDDKKLCIQLLKHIDIKFSAVVHKHKERKFDDVYREMTS, from the coding sequence ATGGAAGAAACAGTCGAATTGGTATGTCGTTGGGCGGAATTCAAGAAAGCGCATCCCAACGCTTCTATTGAAGATTTTTGTCGGTATTACATCATTGAGCAAAGAGAGAGTACCAAGCAAGAATCCTTGGTAGGGGGCGTTATTCCCGATAGTGCTTCAGGTTTACTGGTTAAGTTGCTTGCACGCATTGCCCGTATTCACGCTACCTATGTATCTATGGTATTGGAAGAGGAAGCTGTGTCAAGGATAGAAGAAGTGGGGATTTTGGCAACTCTCTATCAAATGGGACACCCCAAAAAATCGGAGGTGATCTATTCCAATTTGCTTGATTTTTCGAGCGGTACTGATATGATTGCTCGTCTGAAGACCAAAGGATTTGTTAACGAATCGGAAGACAAGGAAGACAAACGCTCGAAGCGCTTATCGTTGACTAAGGAGGGAAAGAAAGTATTTTTGAAGGTCATTCAAAAGATAGTGCGTGTAGCGAATCTGTTAACATACGATATGTCGGAAGACGACAAAAAATTGTGCATTCAGTTACTGAAGCATATCGACATAAAGTTTTCGGCTGTGGTGCATAAACACAAGGAGAGAAAATTTGATGATGTCTATCGCGAAATGACTTCCTAG